One window of Hypanus sabinus isolate sHypSab1 chromosome 10, sHypSab1.hap1, whole genome shotgun sequence genomic DNA carries:
- the LOC132400389 gene encoding transcription factor HES-5-like produces MAPKIPGVIPKEYSEEKATRKEKYKLMKPIIEKKRRDRINSSIGQLKALLGEEFQNGEPNIKMEKADILEMTVNYLKLHSQQIFTVTYNKSLAQNFKEGYSRCLQEIQRFTFVPESKTEVQNKLVKHLHEAYHLPMSSSYSASLMQPPTYQVGTKKEGKPNITALWRPW; encoded by the exons ATGGCTCCTAAAATACCTGGAGTTATTCCTAAAGAATACTCGGAGGAAAAAGCTACACGGAAGGAAAAATACAAA TTAATGAAACCGATTATCGAGAAGAAACGCCGCGATCGTATAAACAGCAGCATCGGTCAACTCAAGGCTTTACTGGGCGAAGAGTTTCAGAATGGAGAGCCCAATATCAAAATGGAGAAAGCTGACATCCTCGAGATGACCGTGAATTACCTGAAACTTCACAGTCAACAGATATTCACAG TGACCTACAACAAGAGTCTAGCTCAGAATTTCAAGGAAGGATACTCACGCTGTCTGCAAGAGATACAGCGTTTTACGTTCGTGCCGGAAAGCAAAACCGAAGTTCAGAATAAACTCGTGAAGCATTTACACGAAGCTTATCATCTTCCCATGAGCTCGAGTTACTCTGCTTCACTTATGCAACCCCCGACGTATCAAGTAGGCACGAAAAAGGAAGGTAAACCCAACATTACGGCACTCTGGAGACCCTGGTAA